A window of the Cystobacter fuscus genome harbors these coding sequences:
- the hypE gene encoding hydrogenase expression/formation protein HypE → MSADLALSCPMPLGRHTTVQLAHGGGGRLMRQLLEDIFLEDFRAPALAERHDSAVVPLGGQRLAFTTDSYVVMPRFFPGGNIGTLAVHGTVNDLAMAGAKPLYLSAGFILEEGLALDELRRVVASMREAARECGVEIVTGDTKVVDRGKADGLFINTSGVGRVLEGVSVHPRRVTPGDAVLVSGDVGRHGIAVLSVREGLAFDTPVVSDCASLAPLVEALFEAGVEVHCLRDTTRGGLATALNEIALDAGVGLVVDEPAVPVDASVAGACELLGLDPLYVACEGRMVAFVPEPQVERALEVLVRHPLGAGAARIGRVTEGPAGMVSLRTRLGGQRLLDLLSGEQLPRIC, encoded by the coding sequence ATGTCCGCCGACCTCGCCCTGAGCTGCCCCATGCCCCTGGGACGCCACACCACCGTGCAGCTCGCCCACGGTGGGGGAGGGCGCCTCATGCGCCAACTGCTGGAGGACATCTTCCTGGAGGACTTCCGCGCTCCAGCCCTCGCCGAGCGCCATGACAGCGCGGTGGTGCCGCTCGGAGGGCAGCGGCTGGCCTTCACCACGGACTCCTATGTGGTGATGCCCCGCTTCTTCCCGGGCGGAAACATCGGGACGCTCGCGGTCCACGGCACGGTGAACGATCTGGCCATGGCCGGCGCGAAGCCCCTGTACCTGAGCGCGGGCTTCATCCTCGAGGAGGGGCTGGCGTTGGACGAGCTGCGCCGGGTGGTGGCCTCCATGCGCGAGGCCGCGCGGGAGTGTGGCGTGGAGATCGTCACGGGAGACACCAAGGTGGTGGATCGGGGCAAGGCGGACGGGCTCTTCATCAACACCTCGGGCGTGGGCCGGGTCCTCGAGGGCGTGTCCGTCCATCCCCGGCGCGTGACACCTGGAGACGCGGTGCTCGTCTCCGGGGACGTGGGGCGGCACGGCATCGCGGTGCTCTCGGTGCGCGAGGGGCTCGCCTTCGACACGCCGGTGGTGAGCGATTGCGCCTCGCTCGCTCCGCTGGTGGAGGCCCTCTTCGAGGCGGGCGTGGAGGTGCACTGCCTGCGCGATACCACGCGTGGGGGGCTGGCCACCGCGCTCAATGAGATCGCGCTCGACGCCGGGGTGGGGCTCGTGGTGGACGAGCCCGCCGTGCCGGTGGACGCATCCGTGGCGGGAGCCTGTGAGCTGCTGGGGTTGGATCCACTCTATGTGGCCTGCGAGGGCCGCATGGTGGCCTTCGTCCCCGAGCCCCAGGTGGAGCGGGCGCTGGAGGTGCTGGTCCGTCACCCGCTCGGCGCCGGGGCCGCGCGCATCGGCCGCGTCACCGAGGGGCCCGCGGGCATGGTCTCCCTGCGCACGCGGCTCGGTGGACAGCGGCTGCTGGACCTGCTTTCCGGGGAGCAGCTCCCGCGCATCTGTTGA
- the hypF gene encoding carbamoyltransferase HypF, protein MVRRAITVHGVVQGVGFRPFVHAAAMARGLAGWVRNRADGVRIEVEGPEPAVEDFVKALSREAPPAARLTHVLVSEVHPRHERAFHILASDPDAPPRPTVPADLATCPECLAEVASPGQRRFRYPFTHCTRCGPRWTLIESLPYDRSRTSMKGFTPCADCAAEYRDPADRRFHAQPIACPVCGPRVSLLAPDGSRLARDEAALRGAVETVREGRVLALRGMGGFHLLVDATSPEAVTLLRERKRRPDKPFAVMFPSLEVLRSHCEVSPEEAAVLTSPAAPILLLHKRMPGGEGAIAEAVAPGNPWLGALLPYTPLHVLLLEAAGRPLVCTSGNLSDEPLCIAPGEALTRLREVADRFLVHDRPIVRPVDDSVARLLPEGLQVLRRARGYAPLPLPLPGAPCLLGLGGQLKSTVALCVGEQVVVSQHLGDLGSPEGSRLLERTAEELRRLLDARPVALACDLHPDYVSTRLAERLSGEWGVPLVRVQHHHAHVAACMAEHGLVGPVLGLAWDGAGLGTDGTLWGGEALVVEGAAFRRVAHLRPFSLPGGERALREPRRAALGLVHEVRGAGALDSLRECFTAREGEVLVAMLARGLQSPRTTSMGRLFDAVAALSGIRARAGFEGQAAMALEYAAGEGEAEPYPLPLGNGAPAVADWEPLLEALLDERKRGVPAPLLAARFHAALAVLAESIAVRVGLPRVVLSGGCFQNPRLLRDVQARLRARGFEVFWPRHYPPNDGGLSLGQVAVAARWLEEAHDVSRNPR, encoded by the coding sequence ATGGTGCGGCGAGCCATCACCGTGCACGGTGTGGTGCAGGGCGTGGGCTTCCGGCCCTTCGTCCATGCCGCCGCCATGGCTCGGGGACTGGCCGGCTGGGTGCGCAACCGCGCCGATGGCGTCCGCATCGAGGTGGAGGGGCCGGAGCCCGCGGTGGAGGACTTCGTGAAGGCCCTCTCGCGCGAGGCCCCTCCCGCGGCCCGCCTCACCCACGTCCTGGTCTCCGAGGTGCACCCCCGGCACGAGCGCGCCTTCCACATCCTCGCCAGCGATCCGGATGCGCCCCCGCGGCCCACCGTGCCCGCGGACCTGGCCACCTGCCCGGAGTGTCTGGCGGAAGTGGCCTCGCCCGGGCAGCGGCGCTTCCGCTACCCGTTCACCCACTGCACCCGCTGCGGGCCCCGCTGGACGCTCATCGAGTCGCTTCCCTATGACCGGTCGCGCACGTCCATGAAGGGCTTCACCCCCTGCGCGGACTGCGCGGCCGAGTACCGCGACCCCGCGGACCGGCGCTTCCATGCCCAGCCCATCGCCTGCCCCGTGTGTGGGCCGCGTGTGTCGTTGCTCGCGCCGGATGGCTCGCGGCTCGCGCGGGACGAGGCGGCGCTGCGGGGAGCGGTGGAGACGGTGCGCGAGGGCCGGGTGCTCGCCCTGCGGGGGATGGGAGGTTTCCACCTCCTGGTGGATGCCACGAGCCCCGAGGCCGTGACGCTGCTGCGCGAGCGCAAGCGCCGCCCGGACAAGCCCTTCGCGGTGATGTTCCCCTCGCTCGAGGTGCTGCGCTCGCACTGCGAGGTGTCCCCGGAGGAAGCCGCGGTGCTCACCTCGCCGGCCGCTCCCATCCTCCTGCTCCACAAGCGCATGCCCGGAGGCGAGGGCGCCATCGCGGAGGCCGTGGCCCCCGGCAATCCATGGCTCGGCGCCTTGCTGCCCTACACGCCTCTGCACGTGTTGTTGCTCGAAGCCGCCGGCCGCCCCCTGGTGTGCACCAGCGGGAACCTCTCCGATGAGCCCCTCTGCATCGCCCCGGGCGAAGCCCTGACGCGGCTGCGCGAGGTGGCCGACCGCTTCCTCGTCCACGACCGGCCCATCGTCCGCCCCGTGGATGACTCCGTGGCGCGCCTGCTGCCCGAGGGGCTCCAGGTGCTGCGGCGCGCGCGGGGGTACGCGCCCCTTCCCCTGCCGCTTCCAGGGGCACCGTGCCTGCTCGGGCTCGGCGGGCAGTTGAAGAGCACCGTGGCCCTGTGCGTGGGCGAGCAGGTGGTGGTGAGCCAGCACCTCGGGGACCTCGGCTCGCCCGAGGGCTCGCGGCTCCTGGAGCGCACCGCCGAGGAGTTGCGGCGACTGCTGGACGCGCGCCCGGTGGCGCTCGCGTGCGACCTCCATCCGGACTACGTCTCCACGCGGCTCGCCGAGCGCCTCTCGGGCGAGTGGGGCGTGCCCCTGGTGCGTGTGCAGCACCACCACGCCCACGTCGCGGCCTGCATGGCCGAGCACGGACTCGTGGGGCCGGTGCTCGGCCTCGCCTGGGATGGGGCCGGGCTCGGGACGGATGGCACGCTCTGGGGGGGCGAGGCCCTCGTCGTCGAGGGGGCGGCCTTCCGCCGTGTGGCGCACCTGCGACCCTTCTCCCTGCCCGGAGGCGAGCGGGCCCTGCGCGAGCCGAGGCGGGCCGCGCTCGGGTTGGTGCACGAGGTGCGAGGCGCCGGGGCCCTCGACTCCCTCCGGGAGTGCTTCACGGCGCGGGAGGGTGAGGTGCTCGTGGCGATGCTCGCCCGCGGGCTCCAGTCACCGAGGACCACCAGCATGGGCCGGCTGTTCGACGCCGTCGCGGCGCTCTCCGGCATCCGCGCGCGGGCGGGCTTCGAGGGACAGGCGGCCATGGCGCTCGAGTACGCCGCGGGGGAAGGGGAGGCGGAGCCCTATCCACTGCCCCTGGGGAACGGAGCCCCCGCGGTGGCGGATTGGGAGCCGCTGCTCGAGGCGTTGCTGGACGAGCGGAAGCGCGGCGTTCCCGCGCCGCTCTTGGCCGCCCGGTTCCATGCCGCGCTGGCGGTGCTCGCCGAGTCCATCGCGGTGCGCGTGGGCCTGCCGCGCGTGGTGCTCTCGGGCGGGTGCTTCCAGAACCCGCGTCTGCTGCGCGACGTCCAGGCGCGACTGCGCGCGCGGGGATTCGAGGTGTTCTGGCCGCGGCACTATCCCCCCAACGATGGCGGACTGTCCCTGGGACAGGTCGCGGTCGCGGCCCGCTGGCTCGAGGAGGCGCACGATGTGTCTCGGAATCCCCGGTGA
- the hypD gene encoding hydrogenase formation protein HypD → MRYVEEYRGADEARRYARALQSLVTRPWTLMEVCGGQTHAIVRFGIDQLLPPQITLLHGPGCPVCVTPVEMLDKALAIASRPGVVFCSFGDMLRVPGSGRDLLSVKAAGGDVRIVYSPMDALALAERLPEREVVFFAVGFETTAPACAMAVHEARRRGLRNFSLLVAHVLVPPAMEALLAAPGRRMDGFLAAGHVCTIMGMEAYEPLARAYRVPIVVTGFEPLDLLQGIHMCVAQLESGRATVENQYARAVRVVGNESAQAMLREVFEVVPRTWRGIGPIAASGLGLRAAFADWDAARKFDVVSVGGREDAGCQSGLVLQGRLKPPECPAFGTRCTPDTPLGATMVSSEGACAAYYRYRRFQSPCPPTSP, encoded by the coding sequence ATGAGGTACGTGGAAGAGTACCGGGGCGCGGACGAGGCCCGGCGGTATGCGCGGGCGCTCCAGTCGCTGGTGACGCGGCCCTGGACGTTGATGGAGGTGTGTGGCGGACAGACGCACGCCATCGTCCGCTTCGGCATCGATCAGTTGCTTCCGCCGCAAATCACACTGCTGCACGGCCCGGGCTGCCCGGTGTGCGTCACGCCGGTGGAGATGCTGGACAAGGCGCTGGCCATCGCCTCGCGCCCCGGCGTGGTCTTCTGCTCGTTCGGCGACATGCTCCGGGTGCCCGGCTCGGGGAGGGACCTGCTGTCCGTGAAGGCCGCGGGCGGGGACGTGCGCATCGTCTACTCGCCCATGGACGCGCTGGCCCTGGCCGAGCGGCTGCCGGAACGCGAGGTCGTCTTCTTCGCCGTGGGGTTCGAGACCACCGCGCCCGCGTGTGCCATGGCCGTCCACGAGGCGAGGCGGCGCGGGCTGCGCAACTTCTCCCTCCTGGTGGCGCACGTGCTGGTGCCCCCGGCGATGGAGGCCCTGCTCGCGGCCCCTGGCCGGCGGATGGATGGCTTCCTGGCCGCGGGCCACGTGTGCACCATCATGGGCATGGAGGCCTACGAGCCCCTCGCCCGCGCGTACCGCGTGCCCATCGTCGTCACGGGCTTCGAGCCGTTGGACCTGCTGCAGGGCATCCACATGTGCGTGGCACAGCTCGAGTCCGGGCGGGCCACGGTGGAGAACCAGTACGCCCGCGCCGTCCGCGTGGTCGGCAACGAGAGCGCCCAGGCCATGTTGCGCGAGGTGTTCGAGGTGGTGCCGAGGACGTGGCGCGGCATCGGCCCCATCGCGGCGAGCGGCCTGGGACTGCGCGCCGCCTTCGCGGACTGGGACGCCGCGCGCAAGTTCGACGTCGTCTCCGTGGGAGGACGCGAGGACGCCGGGTGCCAGAGCGGCCTCGTGCTCCAGGGCCGGCTCAAGCCCCCCGAGTGCCCCGCGTTCGGTACCCGCTGCACCCCCGACACGCCGCTCGGCGCGACGATGGTGTCGTCCGAGGGGGCGTGCGCCGCCTACTACCGCTACCGGAGGTTCCAGTCCCCATGTCCGCCGACCTCGCCCTGA
- a CDS encoding HypC/HybG/HupF family hydrogenase formation chaperone, which produces MCLGIPGEVLSAVDGPLRMGRVAFGGVTKDVCLAYVPEATPGDFVVVHAGFAISRVDPEGARRVFAYLEEIGGTDEVREGESR; this is translated from the coding sequence ATGTGTCTCGGAATCCCCGGTGAGGTGCTCTCCGCGGTGGACGGCCCGCTGCGTATGGGCCGGGTGGCCTTCGGCGGCGTCACCAAGGACGTGTGTCTGGCCTATGTCCCCGAGGCCACGCCCGGTGACTTCGTGGTGGTGCACGCCGGCTTCGCCATCAGCCGGGTCGATCCCGAGGGCGCGCGGCGCGTCTTCGCCTACCTGGAGGAGATCGGCGGGACGGACGAAGTGCGAGAGGGGGAGTCGCGATGA
- a CDS encoding oxidoreductase, with protein sequence MARRKKPSLAVWKFASCDGCQLTVLDLEDELLALADAVRIAYFAEATSTALKGPYDLSLVDGSITTPADAVRIREVRRASRYLVSIGACATAGGIQALRNFRDVREFLSTVYAKPEYIETLATSTAIADHVPVDFELRGCPIDKWQLLEVLNAFLNGRRPNIPAHSVCVECKLRGNVCVMVTGTPCLGPVTHAGCGALCPTYHRGCYGCFGPMEAPNTPSLARAFQAAGRSETELVRSFRNFNANAPAFREESERHEEE encoded by the coding sequence ATGGCCCGCCGGAAGAAGCCCTCGCTCGCCGTGTGGAAGTTCGCCTCGTGCGACGGGTGCCAGCTCACCGTGCTGGACCTGGAGGACGAGCTGCTCGCGCTCGCGGATGCCGTGCGCATCGCATATTTCGCCGAGGCCACCAGCACGGCGCTGAAGGGGCCCTATGACTTGTCACTCGTGGATGGCTCCATCACCACCCCCGCGGACGCCGTGCGCATCCGCGAGGTGCGGCGCGCCTCCCGCTATCTGGTGAGCATCGGCGCGTGCGCCACGGCGGGTGGCATCCAGGCGCTGCGCAACTTCCGCGACGTGCGCGAGTTCCTCTCCACCGTCTACGCGAAGCCCGAGTACATCGAGACGCTCGCCACCTCCACCGCCATCGCGGACCACGTCCCGGTGGACTTCGAGCTGCGGGGCTGCCCCATCGACAAGTGGCAGTTGCTGGAGGTGCTCAACGCCTTCCTGAACGGGCGACGGCCCAACATCCCCGCCCACAGCGTGTGCGTGGAGTGCAAGCTGCGCGGCAACGTCTGTGTGATGGTGACGGGCACGCCCTGCCTGGGGCCGGTGACGCACGCCGGCTGTGGCGCGCTCTGCCCCACGTACCACCGCGGCTGCTACGGCTGCTTCGGGCCGATGGAGGCCCCCAACACGCCCTCGCTGGCCCGGGCCTTCCAGGCCGCCGGGCGGTCGGAGACGGAGCTCGTGCGCTCCTTCCGCAACTTCAACGCCAATGCCCCCGCGTTCCGTGAGGAGAGCGAGCGCCATGAAGAAGAATGA
- a CDS encoding FAD/NAD(P)-binding protein, translating into MSTGALSTAQPMAPVPLRVRSLRRESADTFTVSLDVSGRPGGFPFQPGQFNMLYALGVGEVPISISGDPGRPGELLHTIRVVGSVTEALRRVGRGGWMGVRGPYGRPWPLEEARGLDVVVVAGGLGLAPLRSVILHLLRHREAYGRVSLLVGARSPEGLLYRRELARWGKDPRLKVLITVDQAGPEWKEHVGVVPALLRDMALDASRTVALMCGPEVMMRFTVRELERLGVPDTRIHLSLERNMKCAVGFCGHCQLVPFFVCKDGPVLPYDRLRPFLHVREV; encoded by the coding sequence ATGAGCACCGGCGCCCTCTCCACGGCCCAACCGATGGCGCCGGTGCCCCTGCGCGTGCGAAGCCTGCGCCGCGAATCGGCCGATACGTTCACGGTCTCGCTGGACGTGTCCGGGCGTCCCGGAGGTTTTCCCTTCCAGCCGGGCCAGTTCAACATGCTGTATGCCCTGGGCGTGGGGGAGGTGCCCATCTCCATCAGCGGAGACCCGGGGCGCCCGGGCGAGCTGCTCCACACCATCCGTGTCGTGGGCTCCGTCACCGAGGCGCTGCGCCGCGTGGGCCGGGGCGGGTGGATGGGCGTGCGCGGCCCCTATGGTCGGCCATGGCCCCTGGAGGAGGCCCGGGGCCTGGACGTGGTGGTGGTGGCCGGAGGGCTCGGACTGGCTCCGCTGCGCTCCGTCATCCTCCACCTGCTGCGCCACCGCGAGGCGTACGGCCGGGTGTCACTGCTGGTGGGAGCCCGCTCGCCGGAAGGACTGCTGTACCGCCGCGAGCTGGCACGCTGGGGGAAGGACCCCCGGTTGAAGGTGCTCATCACCGTGGACCAGGCGGGCCCCGAGTGGAAGGAACACGTGGGCGTGGTGCCCGCGCTGCTGCGGGACATGGCGTTGGACGCCTCGCGCACCGTGGCCCTCATGTGCGGGCCCGAGGTGATGATGCGCTTCACCGTGCGCGAGCTGGAGCGCCTGGGCGTGCCCGACACGCGCATCCACCTCTCGCTGGAGCGCAACATGAAGTGCGCCGTGGGCTTCTGCGGCCACTGCCAGCTCGTCCCGTTCTTCGTGTGCAAGGACGGACCGGTGCTTCCCTACGACCGGCTCCGCCCCTTCCTGCACGTCCGCGAGGTGTGA
- a CDS encoding Ni/Fe hydrogenase subunit alpha, translating into MKKNEPRTLEVDYLTRVEGEASLTVRLEGDRATDVRLAIFEPPRFFEALLRGRSYLEAPDITSRICGICPVAYLTSACLAMEDALGVTVEGPLRALRRLLYCGEWIESHGLHVFLLHAPDFLGYPDALSMAKQHGEWVQRGLRIKKAGNSLVALMGGRAIHPINVRVGGFYRAPTRAELESLLPELRWGHDATGESLEWMARFPFPELERDYEFVSLRHPDEYPIAGGRVVSSEGLDIDVRDWDAHFVEEQVPYTNALHARRVGRGAYLCGPLARFNLNFDRLHPSVREAARRAGLSVPCRNPFRALLVRLVEMLQAFTEAIRLIEAYEAPTVPHVDTPSRAATGYGASEAPRGLLYHRYTLDADGTIQDARIVPPTSQNQRSIEDDLRVLAPQLASRAHAEATRLAEQAIRNHDPCISCATHFLTLKVERT; encoded by the coding sequence ATGAAGAAGAATGAGCCGCGCACCCTCGAGGTGGACTACCTCACGCGCGTGGAGGGCGAGGCCTCTCTCACCGTGCGCCTGGAGGGCGACCGCGCCACGGACGTGCGCCTGGCCATCTTCGAGCCGCCCCGCTTCTTCGAGGCCCTGCTGCGGGGGCGCTCGTACCTGGAGGCGCCCGACATCACCTCGCGCATCTGCGGCATCTGCCCGGTGGCGTACCTGACGAGCGCCTGTCTCGCCATGGAGGACGCGTTGGGCGTGACGGTGGAGGGGCCGCTGCGCGCGCTGCGCCGCCTCCTCTATTGTGGCGAGTGGATCGAGAGCCACGGGCTGCATGTCTTCCTGCTGCACGCGCCGGACTTCCTCGGCTACCCGGACGCGCTCTCCATGGCGAAGCAGCATGGGGAGTGGGTCCAGCGGGGCCTGCGCATCAAGAAGGCGGGCAACTCGCTCGTTGCCCTCATGGGCGGCAGGGCCATCCATCCCATCAACGTGCGCGTGGGGGGGTTCTACCGGGCCCCCACCCGGGCCGAGCTGGAGTCGCTCCTGCCCGAGCTGCGCTGGGGGCACGACGCCACCGGGGAGTCGTTGGAGTGGATGGCCCGCTTCCCCTTCCCGGAGCTCGAGCGCGACTACGAGTTCGTCTCGCTGCGCCACCCGGACGAGTACCCCATCGCCGGAGGGCGGGTGGTGTCCTCAGAGGGGCTGGACATCGACGTGCGCGACTGGGACGCGCACTTCGTGGAGGAGCAGGTGCCATACACGAACGCGCTGCACGCGCGGCGCGTGGGACGGGGTGCCTACCTGTGCGGCCCGCTGGCCCGCTTCAACCTCAACTTCGACCGGCTGCATCCCTCGGTGCGGGAGGCCGCGCGCCGGGCCGGGCTGTCCGTGCCGTGCCGCAATCCCTTCCGCGCGCTGCTCGTGCGGCTGGTGGAGATGCTCCAGGCGTTCACCGAGGCCATCCGCCTCATCGAGGCGTATGAGGCGCCCACCGTGCCCCACGTGGACACGCCGTCCCGGGCGGCCACGGGGTACGGCGCCTCCGAGGCCCCGCGCGGGCTGCTCTACCACCGCTACACGCTCGACGCGGACGGCACCATCCAGGACGCCCGTATCGTCCCGCCCACGTCCCAGAACCAGCGCTCCATCGAGGACGACCTGCGCGTGCTGGCGCCCCAGCTCGCCTCGCGGGCCCACGCGGAAGCCACCCGGCTGGCCGAGCAGGCCATTCGCAACCACGACCCGTGCATCTCCTGCGCGACGCACTTCCTCACCCTGAAGGTGGAGCGGACATGA
- a CDS encoding hydrogenase maturation nickel metallochaperone HypA — protein MHESTLARWVLKTVLQHSLSERASRVRVVRGWVAETESLSAESLSFHFAAHARGTSAEGARLQLELIHVEARCRACDRTYAPEHHLLLCPGCGSTDGELLGRTGLAVTAIEVE, from the coding sequence ATGCATGAGTCCACGCTAGCCCGGTGGGTGCTCAAGACCGTTCTCCAGCATTCCCTCTCCGAGCGGGCCTCGCGCGTGCGCGTGGTGCGGGGTTGGGTGGCGGAGACCGAGTCCCTCTCCGCCGAGAGCCTGTCCTTCCACTTCGCCGCCCACGCCCGGGGCACGAGCGCGGAGGGTGCCCGGCTTCAGTTGGAGCTCATCCACGTGGAGGCACGCTGCCGGGCCTGTGACCGCACCTATGCCCCCGAGCACCACCTCCTGCTGTGCCCGGGGTGTGGGAGCACCGACGGGGAGCTGCTCGGGCGCACGGGGCTCGCCGTCACGGCCATCGAGGTGGAGTAG
- a CDS encoding 4Fe-4S dicluster domain-containing protein, translating into MPDVAPPEAVKERFLLSLEAFDALLAALRSDGWRLMGPTVRDGAIDHAEIRGREELPRGMTEVQVAGAYRLARREDGAFFGYAVGPRSWKHLLFLPKTRLFRAHRQEEGFQVEPEPTEPPPRLALIGARSCDLHAIAVQDRTFLEGPYEDPDYAARRERLFVVAVNCGQAGGTCFCVSMRTGPRATFGFDVALTELLEGGHRFLAEPGSERGAALLARVGATPAREPDTRAADAVVERTAQSMGRVMDTTDIKGLLYRNQEHPRWDNVSERCLGCTNCTLVCPTCFCATVEDTTDLLGGVAERWRRWDSCFTLDHSYLHGGSVRHALRSRYRQWLTHKVASWWDQFGTSGCIGCGRCITWCPVGIDITEEVAALRATEGARPGA; encoded by the coding sequence ATGCCTGACGTCGCTCCGCCCGAAGCCGTGAAGGAGCGCTTCCTCCTGTCCCTGGAGGCATTCGACGCCCTGCTGGCGGCGCTGCGGAGCGATGGCTGGCGACTGATGGGTCCCACCGTGAGGGATGGCGCCATCGACCATGCGGAGATCCGGGGGCGGGAGGAACTGCCCCGGGGCATGACGGAGGTGCAGGTGGCGGGCGCCTACCGGCTGGCCCGGCGCGAGGATGGGGCGTTCTTCGGCTACGCGGTGGGCCCCAGGTCCTGGAAGCACCTGCTCTTCCTCCCCAAGACACGGCTGTTCCGCGCGCACCGCCAGGAGGAGGGGTTCCAGGTGGAGCCGGAGCCCACCGAGCCTCCGCCCCGGCTGGCCCTCATCGGGGCGCGCTCGTGTGATCTGCACGCCATCGCCGTCCAGGACCGCACCTTCCTGGAGGGCCCCTACGAGGACCCCGACTACGCGGCGCGCCGCGAGCGGCTCTTCGTGGTGGCGGTGAACTGCGGACAGGCCGGAGGCACCTGCTTCTGTGTGTCGATGCGGACCGGTCCGCGCGCCACCTTCGGCTTCGACGTGGCCCTCACCGAGCTGCTCGAGGGCGGACACCGCTTCCTCGCGGAGCCGGGCAGCGAGCGCGGCGCGGCGTTGCTGGCACGCGTGGGCGCCACTCCCGCCCGGGAGCCGGACACCCGGGCCGCCGACGCGGTGGTGGAGCGCACCGCCCAGAGCATGGGTCGCGTCATGGACACCACGGACATCAAGGGGCTGCTCTACCGCAACCAGGAGCACCCGCGCTGGGACAACGTCTCCGAGCGCTGCCTGGGATGCACCAACTGCACCCTGGTGTGCCCCACCTGCTTCTGCGCCACGGTGGAGGACACGACGGATCTGCTCGGGGGCGTGGCCGAGCGCTGGCGGCGCTGGGACTCGTGCTTCACCCTGGACCACTCCTATCTGCACGGGGGCAGCGTCCGTCACGCCCTGCGCTCGCGCTACCGGCAGTGGCTCACCCACAAGGTGGCGAGCTGGTGGGATCAGTTCGGCACCTCGGGGTGCATCGGCTGCGGACGCTGCATCACCTGGTGCCCGGTGGGCATCGACATCACCGAGGAGGTGGCCGCCCTTCGCGCCACCGAGGGTGCCCGGCCAGGCGCATGA
- a CDS encoding cyclic nucleotide-binding domain-containing protein — MALALAPLEEHPFLRGLSPAQVKAIACEVREESFPAGALLLREGDEARTLFLLRTGRVSLELNIPGQGPRQLESLKGGDILGLSWLFPPYRWHLDARAVEPVEVFALDAACLRGPSPEHPVLEPALAMRLVRQLYERLERVRMQRLDLYKGGA; from the coding sequence ATGGCCCTGGCCCTCGCACCCCTCGAGGAACACCCCTTCCTGCGCGGCCTCTCCCCCGCGCAGGTGAAGGCCATTGCCTGCGAGGTGCGCGAGGAGTCCTTCCCCGCGGGTGCCCTGCTGCTGCGCGAGGGAGACGAGGCACGCACGCTCTTCTTGTTGCGCACCGGCCGCGTGTCGCTGGAGCTGAACATCCCCGGCCAGGGGCCCCGCCAGCTCGAGTCGCTGAAGGGGGGCGACATCCTCGGCCTGTCCTGGCTCTTTCCGCCCTACCGCTGGCACCTGGACGCGCGGGCCGTGGAGCCCGTGGAGGTCTTCGCCCTCGACGCCGCGTGCCTGCGCGGCCCCAGCCCCGAGCATCCCGTGCTGGAGCCGGCCCTGGCCATGCGCCTGGTGCGCCAGCTCTACGAGCGTCTGGAGCGCGTCCGCATGCAGCGGTTGGACCTCTACAAGGGGGGCGCATGA
- a CDS encoding hydrogenase maturation protease: MSTRGRVIGLGQAAAGDDQVGLAVIEHLRSLGAPECLELLLAPEPSALLSLLETPAPVVLVDAVLATPAGEVLVLEPDELEQRGLSTMSTHGVGVSQAVALARLLSPSGVSPSIRIVGVSISRPERFQRGLSPEVAAAVPRAAEQVLRAVSSHDPGAFPCMSPR, from the coding sequence ATGAGCACTCGCGGACGTGTCATCGGGCTCGGCCAGGCGGCGGCCGGAGATGACCAGGTGGGACTGGCCGTCATCGAGCACTTGCGCTCGCTCGGTGCCCCCGAGTGTCTGGAATTGCTCCTGGCCCCGGAGCCGAGCGCGCTGCTCTCCCTGCTGGAGACGCCCGCCCCGGTGGTGCTGGTGGACGCGGTGCTGGCGACGCCCGCCGGCGAGGTGCTCGTGCTGGAGCCGGACGAGCTGGAGCAGCGGGGGCTCTCCACGATGTCGACGCACGGAGTGGGAGTCTCCCAGGCGGTGGCGCTGGCGAGGCTGCTGTCTCCCTCGGGGGTGTCGCCGTCCATCCGCATCGTCGGGGTGAGCATCTCCCGGCCGGAGCGCTTCCAGCGGGGGCTCTCCCCCGAGGTGGCCGCCGCCGTCCCACGCGCCGCCGAGCAGGTCCTTCGTGCCGTCTCCTCTCACGACCCAGGAGCGTTTCCATGCATGAGTCCACGCTAG